The Lycium barbarum isolate Lr01 chromosome 12, ASM1917538v2, whole genome shotgun sequence genome includes a region encoding these proteins:
- the LOC132622949 gene encoding small ribosomal subunit protein eS4: MARGLKKHLKRLNAPKHWMLDKLGGAFAPKPSSGPHKSRECLPLVIILRNRLKYALTYREVQSILMQRQVMVDGKVRTDKTYPAGFMDVVSIPKTNENFRLLYDTKGRFRLHSLRDEEAKFKLCKVRSVQFGQKGIPYINTYDGRTIRYPDPLIKANDTIKLDLESNKIVDFIKFDVGNVVMVTGGRNRGRVGVLKNREKHKGSFETVHIQDSLGHEFATRLGNVFTLGKGTKPWVSLPKGKGIKLSIIEEARKRLAAQSATAA; the protein is encoded by the exons ATG GCAAGAGGGTTGAAGAAACATTTGAAGAGGCTCAATGCGCCTAAGCATTGGATGCTTGATAAGCTTGGAGGTGCTTTT GCTCCCAAGCCTTCTTCTGGCCCACATAAATCTAGGGAGTGTTTGCCATTGGTTATTATCCTAAGGAACAGGTTGAAATATGCTTTGACATACCGTGAGGTCCAATCTATTTTGATGCAACGGCAAGTTATGGTTGATGGCAAAGTTAGGACAGACAAGACTTACCCTGCTGGTTTCATGG ATGTTGTTTCAATTCCAAAGACAAATGAGAACTTTCGACTTCTCTATGACACTAAGGGTCGCTTCCGTCTCCACTCACTCAGAGATGAGGAAGCCAAG TTCAAACTTTGCAAGGTTCGATCTGTGCAGTTTGGACAGAAGGGGATCCCATATATCAACACTTATGATGGAAGAACAATCCGCTACCCAGATCCCCTCATCAAGGCCAATGACACCATCAAGCTGGACTTAGAGTCCAATAAGATTGTTGACTTCATCAAATTTGATGTTGGAAATGTGGTGATGGTGACGGGTGGTAGAAACAGGGGACGTGTTGGTGTTCTTAAGAACAGGGAGAAGCACAAGGGTAGCTTTGAAACCGTTCACATTCAGGATTCCCTAGGGCACGAGTTTGCTACCCGATTAGGAAATGTGTTCACTCTTGGTAAAGGTACTAAGCCATGGGTGTCTCTACCTAAGGGCAAAGGTATCAAGTTATCTATCATTGAAGAGGCTCGCAAGAGGCTGGCTGCTCAATCAGCTACAGCTGCTTAA
- the LOC132624478 gene encoding putative inactive disease susceptibility protein LOV1 encodes MTEANSKDFCQSLERMSKLRSLTVLSESPFEQNIQMESLTKSTKHLEKLKLQIHMKKLPEWFASLDCLHTLYLFKNYLTEDPFPILGKLPSLAILTLASSAYINSTVNVPRGGFPEDSWHGKLDQLDAY; translated from the coding sequence ATGACTGAAGCCAACAGCAAAGATTTTTGCCAATCTTTAGAAAGGATGAGCAAGTTGAGGTCCTTAACAGTACTAAGTGAAAGTCCATTTGAGCAGAACATACAAATGGAATCTCTCACAAAGTCCACTAAGCACTTGGAGAAACTCAAACTCCAAATTCATATGAAAAAATTGCCAGAATGGTTTGCTTCTCTTGATTGCCTTCACACATTGTACCTTTTCAAGAACTACTTGACAGAAGATCCATTTCCTATTCTTGGAAAGCTTCCAAGCCTAGCTATTCTAACATTAGCATCTTCAGCTTACATAAACAGCACTGTTAACGTCCCTCGCGGAGGATTTCCTGAGGATTCTTGGCATGGAAAATTGGACCAATTGGATGCCTATTGA